A stretch of Mesorhizobium sp. M2A.F.Ca.ET.046.03.2.1 DNA encodes these proteins:
- a CDS encoding DUF2285 domain-containing protein produces the protein MNQSTGTDRTQSSTLLDEVPWSDRLTAYDRAHFTIYMRLLDASADEAPEEEMAQLILGIDPALEPERARKALRSHLDRANWMVTSGYKELFAS, from the coding sequence ATGAATCAATCAACGGGAACAGATAGGACTCAAAGCTCAACACTGCTCGACGAAGTCCCTTGGTCTGACCGTCTTACCGCCTACGACAGGGCGCACTTTACCATCTATATGAGGCTCCTGGACGCCTCAGCCGATGAGGCGCCCGAAGAGGAAATGGCCCAACTGATCCTCGGCATTGATCCGGCACTTGAACCGGAGCGCGCCAGGAAGGCGCTTCGTAGTCATCTCGACCGTGCGAACTGGATGGTGACGAGCGGCTACAAGGAATTGTTCGCCAGCTGA
- a CDS encoding helix-turn-helix transcriptional regulator: MPKSLRSPRHQRFLAQLISLRNVKGLTQAQVAEKLGRPQSFVAKYEGGERRLDVIEFLDVTAALDADPCEILLSLRT; encoded by the coding sequence ATGCCCAAATCTCTTCGATCTCCCCGCCACCAGCGGTTTCTGGCCCAGTTGATCTCACTGCGCAATGTCAAAGGGCTGACGCAGGCGCAGGTGGCTGAGAAGCTTGGTCGTCCGCAATCTTTCGTGGCGAAATATGAGGGTGGCGAACGGCGTCTCGATGTCATTGAGTTTCTCGACGTAACTGCGGCCCTCGATGCTGATCCGTGTGAGATTCTGTTGAGCCTGCGCACGTAG
- a CDS encoding DUF2285 domain-containing protein — translation MLQPRSNTPFADEVPWSDRITAYDKDHFTTYMRLLDASADNATEEEMAKVILGIDPAREPERARNVLRSHLDRANWVVTSGYKDLFAS, via the coding sequence ATGTTGCAGCCCAGATCGAACACGCCGTTCGCCGACGAGGTCCCCTGGTCGGACCGCATTACAGCCTACGACAAGGACCACTTTACAACCTATATGAGGCTCCTGGACGCCTCGGCCGACAACGCCACTGAAGAGGAAATGGCCAAAGTGATCCTCGGCATTGATCCGGCACGCGAACCTGAGCGCGCACGCAACGTTCTTCGCAGTCATCTCGACCGTGCAAACTGGGTGGTGACGAGCGGCTACAAGGATTTGTTCGCCAGTTGA
- a CDS encoding helix-turn-helix transcriptional regulator — MDMRKLVGRNVQRIRQRKRLTQEQLAEISGFSQQYISGLEKGRRNPTIITIYELALALGVSHMDLVRPDKQA; from the coding sequence ATGGATATGCGCAAGTTGGTCGGACGGAATGTGCAGAGGATCAGGCAAAGGAAGCGCCTGACGCAGGAGCAGCTTGCGGAGATTTCCGGGTTCAGTCAGCAGTACATCAGCGGCTTGGAGAAAGGCCGAAGAAATCCGACAATTATCACGATCTATGAACTGGCATTGGCCCTCGGCGTCAGCCACATGGATCTGGTTCGGCCCGACAAACAGGCATGA